A window of the Bacteroides thetaiotaomicron VPI-5482 genome harbors these coding sequences:
- a CDS encoding AraC family transcriptional regulator, with amino-acid sequence MQSFQIIKPVPVLSPYIRHYWILQDDAAVPVSERTLPIGCMQLVFHKGKQLFLQNDLKLQPQSFICGQSIGFSDVLSTGRIEMITVVFQPYAAKALLHIPVHLFHGKDVAMDEVEDVELSDLAKQVTDTSDNIVCIRLIEQFFLRRLYAFSEYNLKRMSAVFQEINLQPQINIPQLSEAACLSSKQFGRVFADHVGTTPKEYLRIVRMQRALFLLQQDVTLPFVQVAYECGYSDQSHMIKEFKLFSGYTPAEYLSVCAPYSDYFSEF; translated from the coding sequence ATGCAGTCATTTCAGATTATAAAGCCCGTTCCTGTGCTATCGCCTTACATCCGCCATTATTGGATATTGCAGGATGATGCAGCAGTTCCTGTTTCCGAACGGACTTTGCCCATCGGTTGTATGCAACTTGTTTTTCATAAAGGGAAACAACTCTTCCTGCAGAATGATTTAAAGTTGCAGCCACAGTCTTTTATTTGCGGACAGTCGATCGGATTCTCCGATGTGTTGTCGACGGGTAGGATAGAGATGATTACGGTTGTTTTTCAACCTTATGCAGCGAAAGCCTTGCTCCACATTCCCGTTCACTTGTTTCATGGGAAAGATGTAGCGATGGATGAAGTGGAAGATGTCGAACTATCGGATTTGGCGAAGCAAGTCACTGATACTTCTGATAATATAGTCTGTATTCGTCTGATAGAGCAGTTTTTTCTTCGTCGTTTATATGCTTTTTCCGAGTATAATCTGAAGAGGATGTCTGCTGTCTTTCAGGAAATCAATCTTCAACCACAGATAAATATTCCTCAATTGTCGGAGGCGGCTTGTTTGAGTAGCAAGCAGTTCGGACGTGTTTTTGCCGATCATGTCGGTACGACTCCCAAGGAATATCTTCGTATTGTGCGTATGCAACGTGCTTTATTTCTGTTGCAACAGGATGTGACTTTGCCTTTTGTACAAGTGGCCTATGAATGTGGATACTCCGATCAGTCCCACATGATCAAGGAATTCAAACTATTTTCCGGTTATACGCCTGCAGAATATCTTTCTG
- a CDS encoding TnsA endonuclease N-terminal domain-containing protein: MDAQGLRLITALKLCILATKKDGTPLYSDREQYIFSELYGLEGNEIQNMISLGDKLGLSRERIRQLKVKVFKKFGILRKRNIPAIIDIDNLLTNNHQINLDEVHNFACYLKKFQESHLSEYPIETLFDLAQLYFKQDYSIIKTWKREIKETSTIFPKKQNSQLTDITNKIIWFDHVKSWTLEEIHQITPHRNYDPNKKYLESEAGEFYSNKLQRNVFYESMLEKKFYKRLEKSHEVIYYVEQGITITYDRGKYTPDAIVFLDDGKGFVVEIKPLTEMANQSVQKKFKALLDFCEETGLGATLTDGRTDINHIFETIPNLAFEESILQSLKEFKKLTYGKVNELKNKYQVTTIHLLQCIIKNNLSYNSMPTFIWKTKKPIICDLLLSPENKMLLKGSTDIINNDKT; encoded by the coding sequence ATGGATGCTCAAGGACTTCGTCTCATAACTGCTCTTAAACTGTGCATACTAGCCACTAAAAAAGATGGTACACCTTTATATAGTGACAGAGAGCAATACATCTTCTCCGAATTATATGGTTTGGAAGGAAACGAAATACAAAATATGATAAGTTTGGGAGATAAATTAGGACTTAGTCGTGAAAGAATCCGTCAATTAAAAGTAAAAGTATTCAAGAAATTCGGAATTTTAAGAAAAAGAAATATCCCAGCCATCATTGACATTGATAATCTATTGACTAATAATCACCAGATCAATCTTGATGAAGTACACAATTTTGCTTGCTACTTAAAAAAATTTCAAGAAAGCCATCTGTCTGAATATCCCATAGAAACTCTTTTTGATCTAGCTCAACTTTACTTTAAACAGGATTATTCCATTATCAAAACCTGGAAAAGAGAAATCAAAGAAACAAGCACAATCTTTCCCAAAAAGCAAAATTCACAATTGACAGATATTACAAACAAAATTATATGGTTTGATCATGTGAAGTCATGGACTCTTGAAGAAATCCACCAAATAACTCCTCATAGAAACTATGACCCAAACAAAAAATATTTAGAATCAGAAGCTGGAGAGTTCTATAGTAATAAACTTCAAAGAAATGTTTTTTACGAATCGATGCTTGAGAAAAAATTCTATAAACGTTTAGAAAAATCACATGAGGTTATTTATTATGTCGAACAAGGCATTACAATCACATACGATAGAGGAAAATATACCCCTGATGCTATAGTCTTCCTTGATGATGGGAAAGGTTTCGTTGTAGAAATTAAGCCTTTGACCGAAATGGCCAACCAATCTGTACAAAAAAAATTCAAGGCATTACTTGATTTTTGTGAAGAAACAGGTCTTGGAGCTACTTTAACAGATGGGCGTACAGATATCAATCATATATTCGAAACTATTCCAAATCTCGCTTTCGAAGAAAGCATCTTGCAATCTTTGAAAGAATTTAAGAAACTTACTTATGGTAAAGTAAACGAATTAAAAAATAAATATCAAGTAACGACTATACATCTGCTACAATGCATTATAAAAAATAATTTATCCTATAACTCCATGCCGACATTTATTTGGAAAACTAAAAAGCCCATTATATGTGATTTACTTTTAAGTCCTGAAAATAAGATGTTATTAAAAGGATCGACAGATATTATCAATAACGACAAAACATAA
- a CDS encoding DUF6845 domain-containing protein encodes MKKKFLLFGALVGALLLSSCSGGSKKQTVSSESTEELDDASKVINYYHMSLAVLRHVANAKDINAVLGYMEQTGKVPEVDPIAPPEIAARDTAELLDPGDYFNPEVRQNLKQNYAGLFNVRTQFYDNFNKFLAYKKSKDTAKTAQLLDENYKLSVELSEYKQVIFDILSPLTEQAESELLADEPLKDQIMAMRKMSGTVQSIMNLYSRKHAMDGVRIDLKMAELEKELKAAEKIPAVTGYDEELKNFQSFLSTVKSFMNDMQKARSKGAYSDKEYQAMSEAYEYGLSVI; translated from the coding sequence ATGAAAAAGAAATTTTTATTGTTTGGAGCACTGGTCGGTGCTTTGCTGTTGTCTTCCTGTTCGGGGGGAAGTAAAAAGCAGACTGTATCCTCGGAAAGTACGGAGGAATTGGATGATGCCAGTAAGGTGATCAATTATTATCATATGTCGCTCGCTGTATTGAGGCATGTGGCTAATGCGAAAGATATAAATGCTGTGTTGGGATACATGGAACAGACAGGGAAAGTGCCTGAAGTTGACCCGATTGCACCTCCGGAAATAGCTGCCCGTGATACAGCGGAATTGTTGGACCCGGGAGACTATTTTAATCCTGAAGTCCGTCAGAATCTAAAGCAGAATTATGCCGGATTGTTTAATGTGCGGACACAGTTCTATGATAACTTCAATAAATTTCTAGCTTATAAGAAGTCGAAAGATACAGCAAAAACGGCTCAGCTTTTGGATGAAAACTATAAGTTGAGCGTAGAACTGTCCGAGTATAAGCAAGTGATTTTTGATATCCTAAGTCCTTTGACCGAACAAGCGGAGAGTGAACTTTTGGCTGATGAGCCGTTGAAAGATCAGATAATGGCGATGCGCAAGATGTCAGGCACGGTGCAGAGCATAATGAATTTGTATTCCCGCAAACATGCAATGGACGGAGTACGGATTGATTTGAAAATGGCGGAGTTGGAGAAGGAACTGAAGGCTGCGGAAAAAATTCCGGCTGTTACAGGTTATGATGAAGAACTGAAGAATTTTCAGAGCTTCCTTTCTACCGTTAAGTCCTTTATGAATGATATGCAGAAGGCAAGAAGTAAAGGTGCATATTCGGACAAAGAATATCAGGCGATGTCAGAAGCCTATGAATACGGGCTTTCTGTTATTTGA
- a CDS encoding DUF1848 domain-containing protein encodes MIISASRRTDIPAFYSQWFFNRIKEGYVLVPNPFNPKMISKVSLHPAVIDCIVFWTKNPAPMIDKLDHLQDYKYYFQFTLNPYGEKLENNLPSVNKRIDIFKRLSDKIGKEKVIWRYDPILTNEEYDVSFHKEAFAQIAYGLKDHTEKCMLGFIDHYQHIRTAVGQFNIQPLRKEEIEEIAVSFRNTINEYPAIQLDTCTSKVDLRHLGIPAGLCIDKELIERITGYPLLAKKDKNQRNVCNCIESIDIGTYESCLNGCIYCYAIKGNYNSVEYNTKKHDRNSPLLIGHPAEDDVVKEREMKSLRNNQYSLF; translated from the coding sequence ATGATAATTAGCGCCAGCCGCCGGACAGATATTCCGGCATTCTATTCGCAATGGTTCTTCAACCGGATTAAAGAAGGATATGTGTTAGTTCCCAATCCTTTTAATCCTAAAATGATCAGCAAGGTCAGCTTACATCCTGCTGTGATAGATTGCATCGTGTTCTGGACCAAGAATCCCGCCCCGATGATTGATAAACTGGATCATCTGCAAGACTACAAATACTACTTTCAGTTCACCCTCAATCCTTACGGAGAGAAATTAGAGAATAATCTGCCGTCAGTCAACAAACGAATAGACATATTCAAACGCCTTTCGGATAAAATAGGAAAAGAAAAAGTGATCTGGCGCTATGACCCGATACTGACCAATGAAGAGTACGACGTTTCTTTCCATAAGGAGGCGTTTGCCCAAATTGCCTATGGACTTAAAGACCATACCGAAAAGTGTATGCTGGGATTTATTGACCATTACCAGCATATCCGCACCGCAGTCGGCCAGTTCAACATACAGCCGTTGCGAAAAGAGGAGATTGAAGAAATAGCCGTCTCTTTCAGGAATACCATCAACGAATATCCTGCCATCCAACTAGATACCTGCACCTCCAAAGTTGATCTGAGACATTTGGGAATCCCTGCCGGACTGTGTATCGACAAAGAACTGATCGAAAGAATCACCGGCTACCCCCTCCTTGCCAAAAAAGACAAAAATCAGCGGAATGTCTGCAATTGCATTGAAAGTATCGACATAGGCACTTATGAAAGTTGCCTCAACGGATGCATCTATTGTTACGCCATCAAAGGCAATTACAACAGTGTGGAATATAACACTAAGAAACATGACAGGAATTCGCCTTTGCTGATCGGGCATCCGGCAGAAGATGATGTAGTGAAGGAACGGGAAATGAAAAGTCTGCGAAACAATCAATATTCATTATTCTGA
- a CDS encoding 7alpha-hydroxysteroid dehydrogenase: MKRFENKVVVITGAAGGIGEATTRRIVSEGGKVVIADLSQERADKLAAELTQAGADVRPIYFSATELQSCKELVDFAMKEYGQIDVLINNVGGTDPKRDLNIEKLDIDYFDEVFHLNLCCTMYLSQQVIPIMTTHGGGNIVNVASISGLTADANGTLYGASKAGVINLTKYIATQMGKKNIRCNAVAPGLVLTPAALDNLNEEVRNIFLGQCATPYLGEPEDVAATIAFLASNDARYITGQTIVVDGGLTIHNPTVELS, from the coding sequence ATGAAAAGATTTGAAAACAAAGTAGTCGTCATCACCGGTGCTGCCGGTGGCATTGGCGAAGCAACCACACGCCGCATCGTCTCCGAAGGAGGAAAAGTAGTCATCGCCGATCTTTCGCAGGAAAGGGCCGACAAGCTTGCCGCCGAACTCACTCAAGCAGGGGCCGACGTGCGTCCCATCTATTTCTCCGCCACCGAACTCCAAAGCTGTAAAGAACTGGTTGATTTCGCCATGAAGGAATACGGTCAGATAGACGTACTTATAAACAACGTAGGCGGAACCGACCCCAAACGTGATCTGAATATTGAAAAGCTGGATATCGATTACTTCGACGAAGTATTCCATCTGAACCTTTGCTGCACGATGTATCTTTCTCAGCAGGTCATTCCCATCATGACCACTCACGGAGGCGGAAATATCGTAAACGTAGCATCTATAAGCGGACTGACAGCCGACGCCAACGGCACTCTCTACGGAGCCAGCAAAGCAGGTGTCATCAATCTGACCAAATATATCGCCACCCAAATGGGAAAGAAAAATATCCGCTGCAATGCCGTAGCACCGGGACTGGTTCTTACCCCTGCCGCACTGGACAATCTGAACGAAGAAGTACGCAATATATTTCTGGGACAATGCGCCACGCCTTATTTGGGAGAACCCGAAGACGTTGCCGCCACTATTGCATTCCTGGCCTCCAACGATGCACGATACATCACCGGACAGACGATTGTGGTAGACGGTGGCTTAACCATTCACAATCCTACCGTTGAATTATCATAA